In Rhinatrema bivittatum chromosome 11, aRhiBiv1.1, whole genome shotgun sequence, a single window of DNA contains:
- the SMARCB1 gene encoding SWI/SNF-related matrix-associated actin-dependent regulator of chromatin subfamily B member 1, whose protein sequence is MIMALSKTFGQKPVKFQLEEDGDFFMIGSEVGNYLRMFRGSLYKRYPSLWRRLATVEERKKIVASSHGKKYHGYTTLATSVTLLKASEVEEILDGNDEKYKAVSISTEPPTYLREQKAKRNSQWVPTLPNSSHHLDAVPCSTTINRNRMGRDKKRTFPLCFDDHDPAVIHENASQPEVLVPIRLDMEIDGQKLRDAFTWNMNEKLMTPEMFAEILCDDLDLNPLTFVPAIASAIRQQIESYPTDSILEDQSDQRVIIKLNIHVGNISLVDQFEWDMSEKENSPEKFALKLCSELGLGGEFVTTIAYSIRGQLSWHQKTYAFSENPLPTVEIAIRNTGDADQWCPLLETLTDAEMEKKIRDQDRNTRRMRRLANTAPAW, encoded by the exons ATGATCATGGCTTTGAGTAAAACGTTCGGCCAGAAGCCGGTGAAGTTTCAACTGGAGGAGGACGGGGATTTTTTCATGATCGGCTCCGAG GTGGGAAACTATTTGCGTATGTTCCGAGGCTCTCTGTATAAGAGGTACCCCTCACTTTGGAGGCGGCTAGCGACTgtggaggaaaggaaaaaaatagtaGCCTCTTCGCATGGAAAAAAAT ACCATGGATACACAACACTGGCCACAAGTGTAACCCTCTTGAAAGCCTCGGAAGTCGAGGAGATCTTGGATGGGAATGATGAGAAGTACAAGGCAGTTTCTATCAGCACTGAGCCTCCCACCTACCTCAG AGAGCAGAAGGCAAAGAGGAATAGCCAGTGGGTTCCAACGCTACCTAACAGCTCCCACCACCTCGATGCTGTGCCCTGTTCAACCACTATCAACAGGAACCGCATGGGGAGGGACAAGAAGAGGACATTTCCCCTCTG tTTTGATGACCATGATCCAGCTGTGATTCATGAGAATGCCTCCCAGCCTGAAGTTCTGGTTCCCATCAGGCTCGACATGGAAATTGATGGGCAGAAACTGCGCGATGCCTTTACGTGGAACATGAATG AGAAGCTAATGACCCCAGAAATGTTTGCTGAGATTCTGTGTGATGATCTGGATCTGAACCCTTTGACCTTTGTCCCTGCCATCGCTTCAGCCATCCGGCAGCAAATTGAGTCCTATCCCACTGACAGTATCTTAGAAGACCAGTCTGATCAGCGGGTCATTATTAAG CTAAATATCCATGTTGGAAACATTTCTCTGGTGGACCAATTTGAGTGGGACATGTCTGAGAAGGAGAATTCGCCAGAGAAGTTTGCCCTGAAGCTGTGTTCAGAGTTGGGGTTAGGTGGGGAGTTTGTCACCACCATTGCTTACAGCATCCGCGGGCAGCTGAGCTGGCATCAGAAGACTTATGCCTTCAG TGAAAACCCTCTGCCAACCGTGGAGATTGCGATTCGGAACACAGGCGATGCAGACCAGTGGTGCCCTCTCCTGGAAACGCTGACCGATGCTGAGATGGAGAAGAAGATTCGTGACCAGGACAGGAACACCAG